One region of Desulfatiglans sp. genomic DNA includes:
- a CDS encoding class I SAM-dependent methyltransferase, giving the protein MNETKHRVCPVGDAWSLDNKIRRLYQNPVKILEPYLQEGMTVLDVGCGPGFFTIDMAGMVGEAGKVIAVDLQEGMLQKLRSKIKATELESRIELHQCDQNKIGISEQVDFILLFYMVHEVPEKASFFTELFSLLKSNRQALIVEPPFHVSGAAFRKTLQTAEAVGFKTVEGPKMLFHNTAILIKG; this is encoded by the coding sequence ATGAATGAAACTAAGCATCGTGTTTGCCCTGTCGGCGATGCATGGTCACTCGACAACAAAATTCGCAGGCTGTATCAAAATCCAGTTAAAATATTGGAACCATATCTTCAAGAAGGGATGACCGTGCTTGATGTCGGCTGTGGCCCTGGGTTTTTTACCATTGATATGGCAGGGATGGTTGGTGAAGCAGGAAAAGTTATTGCTGTTGACCTGCAGGAAGGGATGCTTCAAAAATTAAGATCCAAAATAAAAGCAACCGAGCTTGAAAGCCGAATAGAGCTTCACCAGTGTGATCAAAATAAAATCGGTATATCTGAGCAAGTGGACTTCATTTTGCTTTTCTATATGGTTCACGAAGTGCCTGAAAAGGCATCATTTTTTACCGAACTGTTTTCACTTTTAAAATCAAACAGACAAGCCCTGATCGTTGAACCGCCGTTTCATGTATCAGGGGCAGCATTTCGAAAAACGCTGCAAACAGCAGAGGCAGTTGGCTTCAAAACAGTAGAGGGGCCAAAAATGTTATTTCATAACACAGCGATATTAATAAAGGGTTAA
- a CDS encoding PAS domain S-box protein, with translation MRTDTSQLINMAELLVEQSPDGIVFADKKGIIRVWNRAAERIFGFRAEEAIGVNLDIIIPERFRDAHWRGFERAINERATKYAGKSMPTRAVRSDGTLVYVELSFSIILDANGDVLGALAHARDITERFEKERADRKRLQELEKILDSKT, from the coding sequence ATGAGGACTGATACATCACAATTAATTAATATGGCTGAATTGCTGGTGGAGCAATCTCCTGATGGTATCGTGTTCGCAGATAAAAAAGGCATAATTCGTGTCTGGAATAGGGCAGCGGAGAGGATTTTCGGGTTTAGAGCTGAGGAGGCCATTGGCGTTAATTTAGATATCATCATTCCAGAACGTTTCAGGGATGCCCATTGGCGCGGGTTTGAACGTGCCATTAACGAGCGAGCTACAAAGTATGCCGGGAAAAGTATGCCCACAAGGGCAGTTCGTTCGGATGGCACTTTAGTTTATGTCGAGCTTAGCTTCTCCATTATACTTGATGCAAATGGTGATGTCCTTGGGGCACTCGCACATGCACGGGACATTACTGAACGATTCGAGAAGGAACGTGCTGATCGAAAACGTCTCCAGGAACTTGAGAAGATATTGGATTCCAAGACCTGA
- a CDS encoding DUF1571 domain-containing protein has protein sequence MLYKNIRHYLQVILFFPALLCGQQALAQDINNPDVILERVRESLSSITDYSCIFSKHELIGSRIIKEDNIELKVKRPGHFYMKWQDGPKKGRRAIYVEGQNNNRVLINLGGLMALLPVAIDPNGKEALKENRHPITEADFITIFDKVKENYLKSLTDPECNPPVVTSDGPDTLVLMMRFPPGKGYYAHSGRLTIDRKRWLPIGLTCYGWKDEFLEEYKFSNIKINPGLTEQDFKKDW, from the coding sequence ATGCTGTATAAAAATATCAGACATTACCTACAGGTTATTTTATTTTTTCCTGCCCTGCTTTGCGGACAGCAGGCCCTTGCACAGGATATCAATAACCCTGATGTTATTCTGGAGCGAGTCAGAGAAAGCTTATCCTCTATAACCGATTATTCCTGCATATTCAGTAAACATGAGCTTATTGGCAGCAGGATTATCAAAGAGGACAATATAGAGCTTAAGGTAAAAAGGCCCGGCCATTTCTATATGAAATGGCAGGATGGCCCAAAAAAGGGGAGGAGAGCCATCTATGTTGAGGGTCAAAACAATAACAGGGTTTTAATAAATTTAGGCGGTCTGATGGCTCTTTTACCTGTTGCAATAGACCCCAATGGGAAAGAGGCCCTTAAGGAAAACAGGCACCCCATCACAGAGGCCGATTTTATAACCATTTTTGATAAGGTTAAAGAAAATTATTTGAAAAGCCTTACTGATCCTGAATGCAACCCACCGGTGGTTACCTCCGATGGCCCTGACACGCTGGTTCTCATGATGAGGTTCCCACCTGGAAAGGGTTATTACGCCCATTCGGGCCGTCTGACCATAGATAGAAAAAGGTGGCTGCCCATTGGTCTTACCTGCTATGGGTGGAAAGATGAATTTCTTGAGGAGTACAAATTTAGTAACATTAAAATAAACCCTGGCCTGACAGAACAAGATTTTAAAAAGGATTGGTGA
- a CDS encoding ROK family transcriptional regulator, whose amino-acid sequence MPSANLDLIRAINQFNILNSIRARKAVSRSEIADMTGQSRASVTTITAQMIDKGLIFEKNVEVTGERGRNRVLLALNPDAAFVVGVKLAATKASSAVCDMQGETRSTVVKNDNFMGKGVDFIAQYIDELIIAAVDEAGLKLDNISGIGIGVPGVVDFQTGTCHWSPIYDAGSVPLRDRIQNRFNIKTYIENDANTLTLAHQWFGEGRGVDNFIVISIEYGVGMGIITNGQLYRGVRGFAGEMGHVPVTPDGELCICGKRGCLATVVGGMALVNKAKCLSENGLWVRQSCSDIEFEEVINAAKQGEKSLIEIFQAAGHCLGVGLSVLINIFNPEKIIISGQGVDAGEIMFAPMREAVNKHTFSDLLSLTKIVIPEWQHSDWAKGAASLVLQELYKSPFNTIRPLI is encoded by the coding sequence ATGCCATCAGCAAATTTGGATCTTATTCGCGCCATTAATCAGTTCAATATCCTGAACAGTATTCGTGCCAGAAAGGCGGTCTCACGTTCTGAGATAGCCGACATGACAGGCCAGAGCCGGGCATCTGTCACCACTATTACCGCCCAGATGATTGATAAAGGTCTTATATTTGAAAAGAATGTCGAGGTGACCGGTGAGCGCGGCAGAAACCGCGTCCTCCTGGCCCTTAACCCTGATGCGGCATTTGTCGTAGGTGTAAAGCTTGCAGCAACAAAGGCAAGCTCTGCTGTTTGCGATATGCAGGGCGAAACCAGGAGCACGGTAGTAAAAAATGATAACTTTATGGGAAAGGGCGTTGATTTTATAGCCCAATATATTGATGAGCTTATAATTGCCGCTGTAGATGAAGCAGGTCTCAAGCTGGATAATATTTCAGGGATCGGCATCGGCGTTCCGGGTGTTGTTGATTTCCAAACAGGCACCTGTCACTGGAGCCCTATTTACGATGCGGGCAGTGTGCCCCTGCGCGACCGTATTCAAAACAGGTTTAATATCAAGACCTATATAGAAAATGACGCAAATACCCTTACCCTGGCGCACCAGTGGTTTGGCGAGGGCAGGGGAGTGGATAATTTTATTGTTATTTCAATCGAGTATGGCGTTGGAATGGGGATAATAACCAATGGCCAGCTGTATCGCGGCGTAAGGGGGTTTGCCGGTGAGATGGGGCATGTCCCGGTTACCCCTGACGGCGAACTCTGTATATGCGGGAAAAGGGGTTGTCTTGCAACGGTTGTTGGAGGCATGGCATTAGTCAATAAGGCAAAATGTCTCAGTGAAAATGGCCTATGGGTCAGGCAATCCTGTAGTGATATAGAGTTTGAAGAGGTTATTAATGCTGCAAAACAGGGAGAAAAGTCACTTATCGAGATATTTCAGGCCGCAGGACACTGCCTTGGCGTTGGATTATCAGTATTGATAAATATCTTTAACCCTGAAAAGATTATCATCTCAGGCCAGGGTGTTGATGCGGGGGAGATCATGTTTGCCCCCATGAGAGAGGCCGTAAATAAACATACATTCAGTGATCTGCTGTCACTTACAAAAATAGTCATCCCTGAATGGCAGCATTCTGACTGGGCAAAGGGGGCTGCAAGCCTTGTGCTTCAGGAATTATATAAATCACCCTTTAATACAATACGCCCCCTGATTTAA
- a CDS encoding PAS domain S-box protein translates to MSEQKNPELVKDAQYESIYDISNRLADTLLICISIFGAPIVLVSLLRYFKVGGVFILSLHIFVYIFCLLFMVNRKRIPVKSKCLFIIVCTFIMGITSLFKWGIFGTGVVYFIFMSILTTVFFGARPGIIITIINLAVLIVTAMLFDSGFLSYNFDVNKYTTETLTWMPVSFVYGLFTLAIIGGIGRFLYSMSINIEKLSNKTSDLSVTKEKMIQEIDNCRETEIALRESEERFRTVLENLPCSVSVHDLEGRHLLMNEETCRVKGFTREELMKLTVMETAGPSLGKNFDVVKMWEQIELGKSITFEALTQRKDGSLYDSEVHLSKIMLDGRPVILSLVFDITERKKIEASLARRSALERLVSEISSGAVGISHKDVDNYINEAIASIGRKTGVDHAYFSLFNTRKEVLELISEWSLDNIPIPGFEKEMKVEEELTWFTRTIRSQNVVHIPDMDALPYEAQKEKIYFKSRGIKSLLILVIRQGENMIGFLGFDSMNKKRAWSDEEMVILRIIGETFTSVLYRKQAEKEEERFKAQLSNAVDIAHLGPWELDIEKQVYTFNDHFYRIYHTTAEEMGGYKMTFDEFKRRFVHPDDYYILDDIQKASQNSGALQTSRFEHRMLYADGKTGHIIVQISQIKNDRGVPIISYGVNQDITEWKLAQEKLRESEEKLARSRKMESLGLLAGGVAHDLNNVLSGIVSYPELLLLDIPHESKLRKPIETIQESGYKAVAIVQDLLTIARGAATVKEPLNLNRIVREYMSSPEFNNLKNYNPGVKYNIELDAGLFNFNGSMIHIKKVVMNLVANASEAIENEGTVTISTCNRYIDRPLKRYEDVNTGEYVVLSVTDDGPGISPENLDRIFEPFFTKKVMGISVTGLGLTVVWNTVQDHSGYVDVKSSKSGTLFELYFPITRDELAGKASVASLDDLKGKGELVLVVDDVASQREISCRMLESLGYRHVAFSDGEKAIEYLKENRVDLILLDMIMSPGISGRETYERISEFRPGQKALIVSGYSETEDVVAIQKLGAGAYIKKPLSLETLGRGIKKELAK, encoded by the coding sequence ATGTCTGAACAGAAAAATCCGGAATTAGTAAAAGACGCCCAGTATGAAAGCATTTATGACATCAGTAACAGGCTTGCAGATACCCTTCTTATCTGTATCTCCATTTTTGGCGCACCCATAGTATTGGTTTCACTCCTGCGTTATTTCAAGGTTGGAGGGGTGTTCATCCTTTCCCTGCATATTTTTGTATACATTTTCTGTCTCCTTTTTATGGTCAACCGGAAAAGGATCCCGGTTAAATCAAAGTGCCTGTTCATAATTGTGTGCACCTTCATAATGGGTATAACCTCTCTTTTCAAATGGGGGATTTTCGGTACAGGGGTGGTATATTTTATATTCATGAGCATCCTGACGACTGTTTTTTTTGGGGCCAGGCCGGGCATCATTATAACTATCATTAATCTTGCAGTATTGATTGTAACCGCCATGCTTTTTGACTCAGGTTTTCTGTCCTATAATTTTGATGTAAACAAATATACCACTGAAACACTTACCTGGATGCCCGTATCATTTGTCTACGGGCTGTTTACCCTCGCCATTATCGGCGGTATTGGCCGGTTTTTATACTCCATGTCCATAAATATTGAAAAGTTATCCAACAAAACATCTGACCTTAGTGTGACAAAGGAGAAGATGATTCAGGAGATAGATAATTGCAGGGAGACCGAGATTGCACTCAGGGAGAGCGAGGAGAGATTCAGGACTGTGCTTGAAAACCTGCCATGCAGTGTATCTGTTCATGACCTTGAGGGAAGACATCTTCTTATGAATGAAGAGACATGCAGGGTTAAGGGATTTACAAGAGAAGAGCTTATGAAGCTTACGGTCATGGAGACAGCCGGCCCCTCTTTAGGCAAGAATTTTGATGTTGTCAAAATGTGGGAACAAATAGAACTGGGGAAATCAATAACCTTTGAGGCCCTGACACAGCGGAAAGACGGGTCATTATACGACAGTGAAGTGCATCTATCCAAGATAATGCTGGATGGCAGGCCGGTCATACTCTCACTGGTATTTGATATAACCGAACGAAAAAAGATAGAGGCGAGTCTTGCAAGAAGGTCAGCGCTGGAACGTCTTGTAAGCGAGATATCATCAGGCGCAGTGGGGATCAGCCATAAGGATGTGGATAATTATATAAATGAGGCAATTGCCTCCATAGGCAGGAAAACAGGGGTTGATCATGCATACTTTTCGCTCTTTAACACCAGGAAGGAGGTGTTGGAATTAATAAGTGAATGGTCTCTAGATAATATACCCATCCCCGGTTTTGAAAAGGAGATGAAGGTCGAAGAGGAGCTGACCTGGTTTACCCGGACAATACGATCGCAGAATGTTGTTCATATACCTGATATGGATGCCCTGCCTTATGAGGCGCAGAAGGAAAAGATATACTTCAAAAGCAGGGGCATAAAATCATTGCTCATCCTTGTCATACGCCAGGGTGAAAACATGATAGGCTTTCTTGGCTTTGACAGCATGAACAAAAAGAGGGCATGGTCAGACGAAGAAATGGTTATATTAAGGATCATTGGCGAGACCTTTACCAGTGTCCTTTATCGCAAACAGGCAGAAAAAGAGGAGGAAAGATTCAAGGCGCAGCTTTCCAATGCTGTAGATATCGCCCACCTGGGGCCATGGGAACTGGATATAGAAAAACAGGTATATACCTTCAATGACCATTTTTACAGGATATACCATACCACCGCAGAGGAGATGGGCGGGTACAAAATGACCTTTGATGAATTCAAACGACGATTTGTTCATCCTGATGATTATTACATCCTTGATGATATACAAAAGGCCTCCCAGAATTCAGGGGCTCTCCAGACCAGCAGGTTTGAGCACAGGATGCTATATGCTGATGGAAAAACAGGTCATATAATAGTGCAGATATCCCAGATAAAAAATGACAGGGGTGTACCAATTATCTCCTACGGTGTAAACCAGGACATAACCGAATGGAAACTTGCACAGGAAAAGCTGCGGGAAAGTGAAGAAAAGCTTGCCAGATCCAGAAAGATGGAGTCACTGGGGCTTCTAGCAGGGGGTGTGGCCCATGACCTCAATAATGTTTTGTCAGGCATTGTAAGTTATCCTGAACTTCTTCTGCTGGATATACCCCATGAGAGCAAACTCAGAAAACCTATTGAAACCATTCAGGAGTCAGGTTACAAGGCCGTTGCCATTGTGCAGGACCTGCTAACCATAGCAAGGGGGGCTGCTACGGTTAAGGAACCCCTGAACCTGAACAGGATAGTCAGGGAATACATGAGTTCACCTGAATTTAATAACCTGAAAAATTATAATCCCGGGGTAAAATACAACATAGAGCTGGATGCAGGGCTCTTTAATTTCAATGGCTCCATGATCCACATCAAGAAGGTTGTAATGAACCTGGTTGCAAATGCCTCAGAGGCAATAGAAAATGAAGGCACTGTCACCATATCCACATGCAACAGGTATATAGACAGGCCTTTAAAAAGGTATGAAGATGTTAACACAGGGGAATATGTAGTCCTCTCTGTGACGGATGACGGCCCTGGCATATCACCTGAAAACCTTGACAGGATATTTGAACCCTTCTTTACAAAAAAGGTGATGGGCATAAGCGTGACAGGGCTTGGTCTCACGGTTGTATGGAACACAGTCCAGGATCACAGCGGCTATGTCGATGTGAAAAGCAGTAAATCTGGCACACTGTTTGAATTGTATTTTCCCATAACAAGGGATGAGCTGGCGGGTAAAGCATCCGTAGCCTCATTAGATGATCTGAAAGGAAAAGGTGAACTGGTACTGGTAGTTGATGATGTTGCAAGCCAGAGAGAGATATCATGCCGTATGCTTGAATCCCTTGGATACAGGCATGTCGCATTCTCAGATGGTGAAAAGGCAATAGAATACCTGAAGGAGAACAGGGTTGATCTGATTCTTTTAGATATGATCATGTCTCCCGGCATAAGCGGGAGGGAGACCTATGAGCGCATATCAGAGTTCAGGCCCGGACAAAAGGCCCTTATAGTAAGCGGTTATTCTGAAACCGAGGATGTTGTTGCCATACAGAAGCTTGGCGCTGGAGCATATATCAAAAAGCCTTTGTCACTTGAGACACTTGGACGGGGCATTAAAAAAGAACTGGCCAAATAG
- a CDS encoding sulfite exporter TauE/SafE family protein, which translates to MTDFTIIEWAVIIICALLIGFTKAGIPGIGILIPILAASIMPAKESTGFILPMLTMADIFAIIYWRRHVVWKQLLRLLPWALTGIAAGYLAMRHITNDQLRTFIGLLVLILLLLSWIKDKRLPDDYIPSHWLFAAVMGALAGATSMMANAAGPVMVIYLASMRLPKANFIGTSAWFFFIVNLLKFPFSHRLDLVTLQSIQVNLMLLPCLIAGGVAGIMLVKRIPQGAFNIIVKILAGVAALMLILR; encoded by the coding sequence ATGACCGATTTTACAATTATTGAGTGGGCTGTAATAATCATATGTGCCCTTCTGATCGGGTTTACAAAGGCTGGGATACCCGGCATTGGCATCCTGATCCCCATTCTTGCCGCATCCATCATGCCTGCAAAGGAATCCACCGGTTTCATACTTCCTATGCTGACCATGGCAGATATCTTCGCCATAATCTACTGGCGGAGGCATGTGGTTTGGAAACAGCTCTTAAGGCTTTTACCCTGGGCATTAACTGGTATTGCAGCAGGCTATTTGGCCATGCGTCACATCACAAATGATCAGCTAAGGACATTCATCGGCCTCCTTGTCCTGATCCTTTTGCTTTTATCATGGATCAAGGATAAAAGACTCCCGGATGATTACATCCCTTCCCACTGGCTTTTTGCCGCTGTGATGGGCGCCCTTGCAGGGGCAACGAGCATGATGGCAAATGCCGCAGGGCCTGTTATGGTGATATATCTCGCCTCCATGAGGCTTCCCAAGGCCAACTTTATCGGCACAAGCGCATGGTTTTTCTTTATTGTTAACCTGTTAAAGTTTCCCTTCAGCCACAGGCTTGATCTTGTAACTCTTCAATCTATTCAGGTTAACCTGATGTTGCTGCCCTGCTTAATAGCCGGAGGGGTTGCAGGGATCATGCTGGTAAAAAGGATTCCACAGGGGGCATTTAACATTATTGTGAAGATACTGGCGGGTGTTGCGGCCCTTATGCTGATCTTGAGATAG
- a CDS encoding radical SAM protein, which produces MTDYDVILFHPPATYDFRHTPMFPGAFGRSVEGLQFTKVPIGMLSIADYVDRNGYRVILDNLGDRMTSDPEFDVEKHIKGSSALVYAIGLHFQQHSQGGIEIAKLCKRHHPDSLVIVGGLTATCFHKEIIEKYDFIDGVLRAEAERPMLKLLQLYTKKGKLGNIPNLTYRSDEGEAIVNPMMEASTDLDDFEYTRFDLIEPKTSIFPEDADARYSLEVCRGCTYNCTICGGSAYSYKKYLGMKRPAFRSPSKIVHDIKTLNEYGISFIGLFQDARMAGKGYWQELFDLLVKEKPYIERLSLDILAPVDESFVKEARKVTGNLILHLCPDTGSDEVRRLLGRKYTNEDLLKTIKLCHSYHIPVTNFFSVGLAGETEKHMKETWELWKRLDEMDHEAMKNGYFGGLGSSVPIGGQILGPIVLDPGSRAFDNPKKYGYKLLYKNLEEYISWLSKPSWHQWLNYETTTAGKYEIVEMIHRSIEFTVDQRERYGIYTNGEAYYEKCMVEADRAIVKKIDEIMKIKNPDERMRNVITLRLTMDEMEKRRMFFPE; this is translated from the coding sequence ATGACAGACTATGATGTAATCCTGTTTCATCCCCCTGCGACATATGATTTCAGACATACCCCTATGTTCCCCGGCGCATTCGGAAGAAGCGTGGAGGGGCTTCAGTTTACAAAGGTCCCGATCGGGATGTTAAGTATTGCTGATTACGTTGATAGAAACGGCTACAGGGTAATCTTGGATAACCTGGGCGACCGCATGACAAGCGATCCGGAGTTTGATGTTGAAAAACATATTAAGGGATCTTCTGCTTTGGTTTATGCAATAGGCCTTCATTTTCAGCAGCATTCTCAGGGGGGTATTGAGATCGCAAAGCTCTGCAAGAGGCATCACCCGGATTCCCTGGTGATTGTCGGAGGGCTCACAGCCACCTGTTTTCATAAAGAGATAATAGAAAAATATGATTTTATAGATGGCGTGTTAAGGGCAGAGGCGGAAAGGCCCATGCTTAAGCTATTGCAGCTCTATACAAAGAAAGGAAAGCTTGGTAATATACCCAATCTTACATACAGATCAGATGAGGGTGAAGCGATAGTGAACCCTATGATGGAGGCCAGCACTGATCTTGATGATTTTGAATATACCAGGTTTGACCTGATTGAACCCAAAACCTCCATATTCCCGGAAGATGCTGATGCGCGCTACAGCCTTGAGGTGTGCAGGGGCTGTACCTACAACTGCACCATATGCGGGGGCTCAGCCTATTCATATAAAAAATACCTCGGCATGAAAAGGCCTGCCTTTCGCAGTCCTTCAAAAATTGTGCATGACATAAAAACATTAAATGAATATGGTATCAGCTTCATCGGCCTGTTTCAGGATGCACGAATGGCAGGCAAAGGTTACTGGCAGGAGCTTTTTGATCTTCTGGTAAAGGAAAAGCCATATATTGAGAGGCTCTCGCTGGATATTCTGGCGCCAGTTGATGAAAGCTTTGTAAAGGAGGCCAGAAAGGTAACAGGGAACCTGATACTGCATCTATGCCCTGATACCGGTTCAGATGAGGTGCGAAGGCTTCTTGGCAGAAAATATACCAATGAGGATCTCCTTAAAACAATAAAGCTCTGTCACAGCTATCATATCCCTGTCACCAATTTTTTTTCGGTCGGGCTTGCAGGTGAGACTGAAAAACATATGAAAGAGACATGGGAGCTGTGGAAAAGGCTTGATGAGATGGATCATGAGGCAATGAAAAACGGCTACTTCGGGGGCTTGGGTTCATCTGTGCCGATCGGAGGCCAGATACTTGGCCCCATTGTGCTGGACCCTGGTTCAAGGGCATTTGATAACCCAAAGAAATATGGTTACAAGCTGTTATATAAAAACCTTGAGGAGTATATCTCATGGCTTTCCAAACCCTCCTGGCATCAGTGGCTCAATTATGAAACCACTACAGCAGGTAAGTATGAGATTGTGGAGATGATCCACAGGTCTATTGAGTTTACTGTAGACCAGAGAGAACGGTACGGGATCTACACCAATGGAGAGGCATACTATGAAAAATGCATGGTGGAGGCAGACCGTGCCATAGTTAAAAAGATTGATGAGATCATGAAGATCAAAAACCCTGATGAAAGGATGAGGAATGTGATCACCCTGAGGTTAACCATGGATGAGATGGAAAAAAGAAGGATGTTTTTCCCGGAGTAG
- a CDS encoding ABC transporter permease, producing MKTNLFATLPWKKFISFSGCNRILNNIISFLILIIVWEITALIIRHLKGAVFPGPLDVFLKLITLFHGGKIYKFSIFSHIAASLLRWAAGYSFAVVTGILTGVFFGLSAPAFRLCMPVIYVLQIIPGLAWIPVALLLFGLDDTSTIFMIYMMGFTPVVINTAGGIRSVPALYVNAAKIMGAGWRTIFFRVLIPSASLSIINGLRIGLAGAWRVLIAAEMIAGAGVGLGFVIIQSRWSLDFEAAFASVVIIAIIGLLIENYIFSVIETNISQKLGIKTRNENRA from the coding sequence TTGAAAACAAATCTTTTTGCGACATTACCTTGGAAAAAATTCATATCCTTTTCAGGATGCAACCGGATTCTGAATAATATTATATCATTTCTAATCCTGATTATTGTCTGGGAAATAACAGCATTGATTATCAGGCATTTGAAGGGCGCGGTTTTCCCTGGCCCTCTTGATGTATTCTTAAAATTGATTACTCTTTTTCATGGCGGGAAAATCTACAAATTTTCAATATTCTCCCATATTGCCGCAAGTCTTCTTCGATGGGCTGCCGGTTATTCGTTTGCAGTGGTTACCGGCATTTTGACAGGCGTATTTTTCGGCCTGTCGGCCCCGGCTTTTCGCCTGTGTATGCCGGTCATTTATGTGCTGCAGATTATCCCCGGTCTTGCATGGATACCGGTCGCGCTGCTATTATTCGGCTTAGACGACACATCCACTATATTTATGATTTATATGATGGGTTTTACCCCTGTTGTTATAAACACAGCCGGAGGGATTCGGTCTGTTCCGGCGCTTTATGTCAATGCTGCAAAAATTATGGGAGCCGGATGGAGAACTATTTTTTTCAGAGTGCTGATCCCTTCTGCCTCGCTTTCCATAATAAACGGTCTGCGCATAGGTCTTGCAGGCGCGTGGAGAGTTCTGATAGCCGCTGAAATGATAGCAGGAGCTGGTGTCGGCCTGGGTTTTGTAATAATCCAGTCAAGATGGTCCTTGGATTTCGAAGCCGCTTTTGCATCTGTGGTAATAATAGCCATAATCGGGCTGCTTATTGAAAACTATATTTTCAGTGTTATTGAGACGAATATCTCTCAGAAACTCGGAATAAAAACCAGAAATGAAAACCGCGCTTGA
- a CDS encoding ABC transporter ATP-binding protein, with product MKTALEVNNITKIFNGSLDGQTIVALKNINFKVYVNEFVTIVGPSGCGKTTLLNIIAGLIKPESGSISINNNTVKGTCTCRALVFQECALFPWKTALENIEFGLEIKGLQKDERKKIAEQKLKLVGLEGFGNCYPRQLSGGMKQKAQVARALALNPDILLLDEPFGSLDEITRLRLDSELLEIWEKEKKTVLLVTHSLEEALLLSDRIIMFSAHPGEIRYENRITELRPRDLFTPEIISLRKKLREQLMSCYQ from the coding sequence ATGAAAACCGCGCTTGAAGTTAACAACATAACGAAGATATTCAATGGATCGCTTGACGGGCAAACGATCGTGGCTCTAAAAAATATCAATTTCAAGGTTTATGTAAACGAGTTCGTAACCATTGTGGGACCTAGCGGATGCGGGAAAACGACGCTGTTGAATATCATCGCTGGCTTGATCAAGCCTGAATCCGGGAGCATATCCATTAATAATAACACTGTTAAAGGCACATGCACATGCAGGGCACTGGTCTTCCAGGAATGCGCTCTGTTTCCATGGAAAACCGCGCTGGAAAATATCGAATTCGGGCTCGAGATAAAGGGATTACAAAAGGATGAACGTAAAAAAATCGCTGAACAAAAACTTAAACTGGTAGGGCTGGAAGGATTCGGGAATTGTTATCCGCGCCAGTTGTCCGGAGGCATGAAGCAAAAGGCTCAGGTGGCAAGAGCTCTTGCCTTGAACCCGGACATACTGCTGCTGGACGAGCCGTTTGGATCATTGGACGAGATTACAAGGCTGCGCCTTGACTCTGAATTACTTGAGATTTGGGAAAAGGAAAAAAAGACAGTCCTGCTGGTCACCCATTCTCTCGAAGAAGCGCTGTTATTATCCGACAGGATCATCATGTTCAGCGCCCATCCAGGCGAAATCCGGTATGAAAACAGGATAACCGAACTGCGCCCCAGAGACCTGTTCACTCCGGAAATAATCAGTCTGAGAAAAAAATTAAGGGAGCAATTGATGTCCTGTTATCAGTAA